One window of the Triticum dicoccoides isolate Atlit2015 ecotype Zavitan chromosome 3B, WEW_v2.0, whole genome shotgun sequence genome contains the following:
- the LOC119277577 gene encoding pumilio homolog 2-like gives MLSKSPLAMRQEMGGVRGEEEPEDELDALLRAGGGGARRRGEEAGEKERLSIFRSGSAPPTIEGSLNAIGGLLRGGGETPRAAAAVPDAEELNGHGGLLSEEELRADPAYLSYYYSHANLNPRLPPPVLTKEDWRSTQRLKAGVEVVGGIGDRRKAVQEEAGQGMAAGMSLFPQNPGFDREEHGSKGVGGAAEWVDRGGDGLIGLSLGRQRSFADMFQDNLGRRTPTSEHPSRAASRNSVDPSENQYSLHNDTMDAQRSVGNAQSVGSLSSINASASQTFASVLGSSASRNATPDSHYIPRVPSPGLPPVGARISSNEKRLNCSSSSFNTVSSKALEPDDILTALSSMNLSKGGTLNNNSNISQSKFQREISDYHNFALGPQAAQVSSRQYSAMLEADAEYAGVPSNSSFADIKNSAPNPADFRGSTNTRFDGHGEIKRSSTLSARSYQKSPPSSNASPGGSPAQHQNLDGTNSAFLNYGLSGYSLNPGFNSMMMNNMGSGSMPPLFESGAAASAIASLGSDSRNLGSNISSPPALSLSDLHNLGRSNNQTATGLQSPLSDPFYVQYLKTAQYTAQEAANYSDPYLERGFMGSSYADLTPVQKAYVEALLQQKQYGMPLGKSVSSNHGYYSNLGYGMGMAYPGSPLGSPVASPSGPGSPIRLGERNLRFPSNTRSLTGWNVDPSGYMNGNFPSSLLDEFKNNKARSFDLAEIAGNVVEFSADQYGSRFIQQKLETATVEEKNMVFEEIMPHALSLMTDVFGNYVVQKFFEHGSSTQRRELADKLFGHVLTLSIQMYGCRVIQKAIEVVDLDQKTKMVTELDGHIMRCVRDQNGNHVIQKCIECIPEDSIQFIISTFYGEVVTLSTHPYGCRVIQRVLEHCTDTNTQQIVMDEILQSVCMLAQDQYGNYVIQHVMQHGKPHERSFIIEKLAGQIIQMSQQKFASNVVEKCLTFGGPSEREVIINEMLGTTDENEPLQAMMKDQFGNYVVQKVLETCDDQQRELILSRIKVHLNALKKYTYGKHIVARVEKLVAAGERRIGLQSLQYPS, from the exons ATGCTCAGCAAGAGCCCTTTGGCGATGCGTCAGGAGATGGGCGGCGTGAGAGGGGAGGAAGAGCCGGAGGACGAGCTTGACGCGCTGCTCCGTGCCggtggcggcggagcgcgtcggcgaGGTGAGGAGGCTGGTGAGAAGGAACGGCTCAGCATATTCCGAAGCGGGTCGGCGCCACCGACCATAGAGGGTTCACTAAACGCCATCGGCGGCctgctccgcggtggtggtgagacGCCCCGGGCCGCTGCCGCCGTTCCTGACGCTGAGGAGTTGAACGGACATGGCGGACTCCTGTCGGAGGAGGAGCTCCGGGCTGACCCAGCCTACCTGTCGTATTACTACTCGCACGCCAATCTTAACCCGAGGTTGCCACCGCCGGTCCTGACAAAGGAGGACTGGCGGTCAACACAGCGGCTGAAGGCAGGGGTAGAGGTGGTGGGAGGGATTGGGGACAGGAGAAAGGCAGTGCAGGAAGAGGCTGGACAGGGGATGGCCGCCGGGATGTCGCTGTTCCCACAGAATCCTGGTTTCGATCGGGAGGAGCATGGAAGCAAGGGTGTGGGCGGTGCTGCAGAGTGGGTCGATAGAGGAGGTGATGGGCTCATTGGGTTATCACTAGGACGGCAACGCAGCTTTGCTGATATGTTTCAG GATAACCTTGGCCGCAGAACACCTACTTCAGAACATCCCTCTCGTGCAGCCAGTCGCAATTCAGTTGATCCTTCTGAGAACCAATACTCTTTACATAATGATACTATGGATGCACAGCGCTCTGTTGGAAATGCACAAAGTGTCGGCAGTCTTTCCAGTATTAATGCATCTGCATCTCAAACTTTTGCTTCTGTTCTGGGTTCATCAGCTTCAAGGAATGCGACACCAGATTCCCATTATATCCCTAGGGTTCCTAGCCCTGGCCTTCCACCTGTTGGCGCTAGGATTAGTTCTAATGAGAAGAGACTAAATTGTTCATCGTCATCATTCAACACAGTATCATCAAAAGCACTTGAGCCTGATGATATATTAACTGCACTATCTAGCATGAACTTGTCAAAAGGTGGCACTTTGAACAACAACAGCAACATTAGTCAATCAAAGTTTCAGAGAGAGATAAGTGATTACCATAATTTTGCTCTTGGCCCGCAAGCTGCTCAAGTCAGCAGTAGGCAGTATTCTGCGATGTTGGAAGCAGATGCTGAATATGCAGGTGTACCATCAAATTCTTCATTTGCTGATATTAAGAATAGTGCACCTAATCCAGCAGACTTCAGAGGTTCCACAAACACACGGTTTGATGGACACGGGGAGATAAAAAGATCTTCTACTCTTTCTGCTCGTTCATATCAGAAGTCTCCACCATCTTCTAATGCAAGTCCAGGTGGTTCTCCTGCTCAACATCAGAATCTTGATGGAACAAATTCAGCATTTCTTAACTATGGGCTCAGTGGATATTCACTCAATCCGGGTTTCAACTCCATGATGATGAATAACATGGGTTCAGGTAGCATGCCTCCTCTGTTTGAAAGTGGTGCAGCAGCATCTGCTATAGCTTCACTTGGGTCAGATTCAAGAAACCTTGGTAGCAATATTTCGTCACCACCTGCCTTAAGTCTATCGGATCTGCATAACCTTGGTAGATCCAATAATCAAACAGCCACTGGTCTTCAGTCTCCTCTCTCCGATCCTTTTTATGTTCAGTATTTGAAGACAGCTCAATATACAGCGCAGGAAGCAGCCAACTACAGTGATCCTTACTTGGAAAGAGGTTTCATGGGTAGTTCGTATGCTGATTTAACACCAGTTCAGAAAGCTTATGTTGAAGCTTTGCTTCAGCAGAAGCAATATGGGATGCCACTTGGTAAATCAGTATCCTCAAATCATGGTTACTATAGCAATCTGGGTTACGGCATGGGCATGGCATACCCTGGAAGCCCTTTGGGAAGTCCTGTTGCTTCCCCATCAGGTCCTGGCAGTCCAATTAGGCTCGGTGAGCGGAATCTGAGGTTTCCTTCTAACACGAGAAGCTTGACTGGTTGGAACGTTGATCCAAGTGGCTATATGAATGGGAACTTTCCATCTTCACTTTTGGATGAATTCAAAAACAATAAGGCCAGAAGCTTTGACCTTGCTGAGATTGCTGGGAATGTGGTGGAGTTCAG CGCTGACCAATATGGAAGTCGTTTCATACAGCAAAAACTTGAAACTGCGACAGTTGAGGAAAAAAACATGGTTTTTGAGGAGATCATGCCTCACGCTCTCTCATTGATGACTGATGTATTTGGGAATTATGTAGTGCAGAAG ttttttgagcATGGGAGCTCCACACAACGCAGGGAGTTGGCTGATAAACTATTTGGACATGTACTAACTCTTAGCATTCAGATGTATGGTTGTCGAGTTATCCAAAAG GCAATAGAGGTTGTTGATCTGGACCAGAAGACAAAAATGGTTACTGAGCTTGATGGTCATATCATGCGATGTGTGCGTGATCAAAATGGAAACCATGTTATCCAGAAATGTATTGAGTGTATACCAGAAGATTCCATTCAGTTTATTATCTCGACATTCTATGGTGAAGTTGTTACACTGTCCACTCACCCCTATGGCTGCAGAGTCATACAG AGAGTACTGGAGCATTGCACTGATACAAACACACAGCAAATTGTCATGGATGAGATATTGCAATCTGTATGCATGCTGGCACAAGACCAGTATGGAAATTATGTTATCCAG CATGTTATGCAGCATGGGAAGCCTCATGAGCGGTCTTTTATTATTGAAAAGCTAGCTGGACAGATCATCCAGATGAGCCAACAGAAATTTGCCTCAAATGTTGTCGAGAAGTGTCTAACATTTGGAGGACCTTCAGAGCGGGAAGTTATCATAAATGAAATGCTTGGAACTACTGACGAGAATGAGCCTCTCCAG